A genomic segment from Micromonospora echinaurantiaca encodes:
- a CDS encoding carboxymuconolactone decarboxylase family protein, with protein MQRMDAAEVAPEAYHAVLGLEKYVRANVEHTVLELVKIRASMLNGCSFCVDMHTRDALDSGESTRRLFAVAAWREAPFFTERERTALALTDAVTRLGEHGVPDDVWDAAAKVWSERELADLVMAIATINVWNRIAVTTRKQPPLTV; from the coding sequence ATGCAGCGGATGGATGCGGCCGAGGTGGCGCCGGAGGCGTACCACGCCGTGCTGGGGCTGGAGAAGTACGTCCGGGCCAACGTCGAGCACACCGTGCTGGAGCTGGTCAAGATCCGGGCCTCGATGTTGAACGGCTGCTCGTTCTGCGTCGACATGCACACCCGGGACGCCCTCGACTCAGGCGAGTCGACCCGCCGGCTGTTCGCGGTGGCCGCGTGGCGGGAGGCGCCGTTCTTCACCGAGCGGGAGCGCACCGCGCTCGCCCTCACCGACGCGGTCACCCGGCTCGGCGAGCACGGCGTGCCGGACGACGTCTGGGACGCCGCGGCGAAGGTGTGGTCGGAGCGGGAACTGGCCGACCTGGTCATGGCGATCGCCACAATCAACGTGTGGAACCGGATCGCCGTGACCACCCGGAAGCAGCCCCCGCTGACCGTGTGA
- a CDS encoding cryptochrome/photolyase family protein gives MSRRWLFADQLGPHFLDHRHQPVLLIESKAVFRRRAYHRQKAHLVLSALRHRAAELGDQAIFLRTETYRQALRGVREPLEVCHPTSRAALAFVRSLDRVTVLPPRGFVTAVDDFAEWADGRRGALRMEAFYRFAREHHGVLVDGGEPVGGRWSVAPENREPPPKGARRLDLPPPPMPTEDDIDAEVRADLDRWEREGVRFVGRDGPRRFPATTREATARLRHFLRHRLAHFGRYADAMLADDPWMAHSALSSSFNLGLLDPVQAVRAAERAYRRNGAPLAGVEGFIRQVLGWRDYVWNLYWYFGHGHPGRDELAGRRSVPDWFRDLDADAVRARCLSDVLGDLREHGWVQHVPRLLVLGNYAVQRGWRAAELVDLFHRGFVDGYAWAMPVNVLGMSRYADLDRKPYVAGGAYINRMSDYCGGCRYDPRQRLGADACPFTAGYWALLARDRNRLPPNARMARQLAQLDRLPDVDQVLDQERRRGDQPP, from the coding sequence ATGTCGCGGCGTTGGCTCTTCGCCGACCAGCTGGGGCCGCACTTCCTCGACCACCGCCACCAACCGGTCCTGCTGATCGAGTCGAAGGCGGTCTTCCGCCGGCGCGCGTACCACCGGCAGAAGGCCCACCTGGTGCTGTCCGCGCTGCGCCACCGCGCCGCCGAGCTGGGCGACCAGGCGATCTTCCTGCGCACCGAGACGTACCGGCAGGCGCTGCGCGGGGTCCGCGAGCCACTGGAGGTGTGCCACCCCACCTCCCGGGCCGCGCTGGCGTTCGTCCGGAGTCTGGACCGGGTCACCGTGCTGCCGCCCCGGGGTTTCGTCACTGCGGTCGACGACTTCGCCGAGTGGGCGGACGGCCGCCGGGGCGCCCTGCGGATGGAGGCGTTCTACCGGTTCGCCCGGGAGCACCACGGGGTGCTGGTCGACGGCGGCGAGCCGGTCGGCGGGCGGTGGAGCGTGGCCCCGGAGAACCGGGAGCCACCACCGAAGGGCGCCCGCCGGCTCGACCTGCCGCCCCCGCCGATGCCGACGGAGGACGACATCGACGCCGAGGTCCGGGCCGACCTGGACCGGTGGGAGCGGGAGGGCGTCCGGTTCGTCGGGCGGGACGGACCGCGCCGGTTCCCGGCCACCACCCGGGAGGCGACGGCCCGGCTGCGGCACTTCCTCCGACACCGGCTGGCCCACTTCGGCCGGTACGCCGACGCCATGCTCGCCGACGACCCGTGGATGGCGCACAGCGCGCTGTCGTCCTCGTTCAACCTCGGCCTGCTCGACCCGGTGCAGGCGGTGCGCGCCGCCGAACGGGCCTACCGCCGGAACGGCGCCCCGCTGGCCGGCGTGGAGGGCTTCATCCGCCAGGTGCTGGGCTGGCGCGACTACGTGTGGAACCTGTACTGGTACTTCGGCCACGGCCACCCCGGCCGTGACGAGCTGGCCGGCCGCCGGTCGGTGCCGGACTGGTTCCGCGACCTGGACGCCGACGCGGTACGGGCGCGCTGCCTGTCGGACGTCCTCGGTGACCTGCGGGAGCACGGCTGGGTGCAGCACGTCCCCCGGCTGCTGGTGCTCGGCAACTACGCCGTGCAACGCGGCTGGCGCGCCGCCGAGCTGGTCGACCTCTTCCACCGCGGCTTCGTCGACGGCTACGCCTGGGCGATGCCGGTGAACGTGCTCGGTATGAGCCGGTACGCCGACCTGGACCGCAAGCCGTACGTGGCCGGCGGCGCATACATCAATCGGATGAGCGACTACTGCGGCGGCTGCCGGTACGACCCGCGCCAGCGCCTCGGCGCGGACGCCTGCCCGTTCACCGCCGGCTACTGGGCCCTGCTGGCCCGCGACCGCAACCGGCTCCCGCCCAACGCCCGGATGGCCCGGCAGCTGGCCCAGCTCGACCGGCTGCCCGACGTCGACCAGGTGCTCGACCAGGAGAGACGCCGCGGCGACCAGCCGCCGTGA
- the sigJ gene encoding RNA polymerase sigma factor SigJ, which yields MTTLAAQQAAGALEAHRPMLLGLAYRLLGSRHDAEDVLQDAYLRWLAVDRAAVAEPRRYLSRVVTRLALDRLRARQAAREAYVGPWLPEPVPTAPSPFGPLDRAEQRDTLATALLHLLERLSPPERAVYVLHTAFELPYAEIAEILDRSPADCRQLHHRAVARIGQDRRRFTVDRAEQERLLDAFLAAARDGDLAALTGLVAADATAWTDGGGRVKAARNPVTGADRIARFFAGIYGGVPFSVRRLELNGQPAALVVRPDGSRYALTVAAAGGRITGLYVVGNPDKLPARTD from the coding sequence GTGACCACGCTCGCAGCGCAGCAGGCGGCCGGTGCGCTCGAGGCGCACCGGCCGATGCTGCTCGGCCTCGCCTACCGCCTGCTCGGCAGCCGGCACGACGCGGAGGACGTGCTTCAGGACGCCTACCTGCGGTGGCTGGCCGTCGACCGGGCGGCAGTGGCCGAGCCGCGCCGGTACCTGTCCCGGGTGGTCACCCGACTGGCCCTGGACCGGCTCCGGGCCCGGCAGGCCGCCCGGGAGGCGTACGTCGGCCCGTGGCTGCCCGAGCCGGTGCCGACCGCGCCCTCGCCGTTCGGGCCGCTGGACCGCGCCGAGCAGCGCGACACGCTGGCCACCGCGCTGCTGCACCTGCTGGAGCGGCTCAGCCCGCCGGAGCGGGCGGTCTACGTCCTGCACACCGCCTTCGAGCTGCCGTACGCCGAGATCGCGGAGATCCTGGACCGGTCGCCGGCCGACTGCCGGCAGCTGCACCACCGCGCGGTGGCCCGGATCGGGCAGGACCGGCGCCGGTTCACCGTCGACCGGGCCGAGCAGGAACGGCTGCTGGACGCCTTCCTCGCCGCCGCCCGCGACGGCGACCTGGCGGCGCTGACCGGGCTGGTCGCCGCGGACGCCACCGCCTGGACCGACGGCGGCGGGCGGGTGAAGGCGGCCCGCAACCCGGTCACCGGCGCGGATCGGATCGCCCGCTTCTTCGCCGGCATCTACGGCGGCGTCCCGTTCTCGGTACGCCGGCTGGAACTCAACGGCCAGCCGGCCGCGCTGGTCGTCCGCCCCGACGGCAGCCGGTACGCGCTCACCGTGGCCGCCGCCGGCGGCCGGATCACCGGGCTCTACGTGGTGGGGAACCCGGACAAGCTCCCGGCCCGCACCGACTGA
- a CDS encoding lysophospholipid acyltransferase family protein: MPLLYTIGKLTVAPALRLAWRPTVEGLEHIPPTGGAIFAANHLSVADELLLGTVVPRHLAFWAKSDYFKGTGLRGWFSKAVLTGLGAIPVERAGGRAALSAFDAAIPALKGGDLVVVYPEGTRSPDGRLYRGRTGVARLAVAAQVPVIPVGTIGTEKVQPIGARMPRLLPADITIRFGKPLDFTGRPDDRTSLRAMTDEVMSEIQKLTGQEYVSRYAPPRAHPATPGDTPV, translated from the coding sequence GTGCCCCTGCTCTACACCATCGGCAAGCTCACCGTGGCGCCCGCGCTCCGGTTGGCCTGGCGTCCCACCGTGGAGGGGCTGGAGCACATCCCGCCGACCGGCGGGGCGATCTTCGCCGCCAACCACCTGTCGGTCGCCGACGAGCTGCTGCTGGGCACGGTGGTGCCCCGGCACCTGGCGTTCTGGGCAAAGTCGGACTACTTCAAGGGCACCGGGCTGCGCGGCTGGTTCAGCAAGGCGGTGCTCACCGGCCTCGGCGCGATCCCGGTCGAGCGGGCCGGCGGGCGGGCGGCGCTGTCGGCGTTCGACGCGGCGATCCCCGCGCTCAAGGGCGGTGACCTGGTGGTGGTCTACCCGGAGGGGACCCGGTCGCCGGACGGCCGGCTCTACCGCGGGCGCACCGGGGTGGCCCGGCTGGCGGTCGCCGCGCAGGTGCCGGTGATCCCGGTCGGCACCATCGGCACCGAGAAGGTCCAGCCGATCGGCGCCCGGATGCCCCGGCTGCTGCCGGCGGACATCACCATCCGGTTCGGCAAGCCGCTGGACTTCACCGGCCGGCCGGACGACCGGACGTCGCTGCGGGCGATGACCGACGAGGTGATGAGCGAGATCCAGAAGCTCACCGGCCAGGAGTACGTGTCGCGGTACGCCCCGCCGCGGGCGCACCCGGCCACCCCCGGCGACACCCCGGTCTGA
- a CDS encoding VOC family protein has protein sequence MANGGNRPIAPVRKLIAAVLGTVATFVILFGLGMTSWAIVALGVALLVLAIALATVRGGGRTWVVGVGHVHSASEPPTQYAFGRCELQLVIDAPGLPPRSKKIIEPRVPVAKWPSLGQTLPIRVALDDQRHVRVLWDEVPTHSETAEAVADLPPEYAGAEPVEEVLIQQEAPPWADRAPEDDLRDDPRDPLGPDPLVDELGPPADEREPVRMHQRPGGPVVLEGTVVEQSTESGTLPRRATPAPRPPAEERFESPAAEPLDPIDLPLDDPLPPPRPRAEAVTPEELDEAIFGFDPDAAPADPAAPISGVGLTLLVTDLSRSLAFYRDVLGFTEVDRGSGNAVLASGATRLVLRENTEAAAVNRRVVHVNLEVDDIQAAYDRMRDSGVRFTYAPRVVNRGSRLEVWAAAFRDPDGHGIALTQWRERAEA, from the coding sequence GTGGCGAATGGCGGGAACCGACCCATCGCGCCGGTACGCAAGCTGATCGCCGCGGTGCTCGGCACCGTGGCCACCTTCGTGATCCTCTTCGGCCTCGGCATGACCAGCTGGGCGATCGTGGCGCTCGGGGTGGCCCTGCTGGTGCTGGCCATCGCGCTGGCCACGGTACGCGGCGGCGGGCGCACCTGGGTGGTCGGCGTCGGGCACGTGCACAGCGCCTCCGAGCCACCCACCCAGTACGCCTTCGGCCGCTGCGAGCTGCAACTGGTGATCGACGCCCCGGGCCTGCCACCGCGCTCCAAGAAGATCATCGAGCCGCGGGTGCCGGTGGCCAAGTGGCCCTCGCTCGGCCAGACCCTGCCGATCCGGGTGGCGCTGGACGACCAGCGACACGTCCGGGTCCTCTGGGACGAGGTGCCCACCCACAGCGAGACCGCCGAGGCGGTCGCCGACCTCCCGCCCGAGTACGCCGGCGCCGAGCCGGTGGAGGAGGTGCTGATCCAGCAGGAGGCCCCACCGTGGGCCGACCGGGCCCCCGAGGACGACCTGCGCGACGACCCGCGCGACCCGCTCGGGCCGGACCCGCTGGTCGACGAGCTCGGCCCGCCCGCCGACGAGCGCGAGCCGGTGCGGATGCACCAACGCCCCGGCGGCCCGGTGGTGCTGGAGGGCACCGTGGTGGAGCAGTCGACGGAGAGCGGCACCCTGCCCCGCCGGGCCACCCCGGCCCCGCGCCCGCCCGCCGAGGAGCGGTTCGAATCGCCGGCGGCGGAGCCGCTCGACCCGATCGACCTGCCGCTGGACGACCCGCTGCCGCCGCCCCGGCCGCGCGCCGAGGCGGTCACCCCGGAGGAACTGGACGAGGCGATCTTCGGTTTCGACCCGGACGCCGCGCCGGCCGACCCGGCCGCGCCGATCAGCGGGGTGGGGCTCACCCTGCTGGTCACCGACCTGTCCCGCTCGCTGGCGTTCTACCGGGACGTGCTCGGCTTCACCGAGGTCGACCGGGGCAGCGGCAACGCCGTGCTCGCCTCCGGCGCGACCCGCCTGGTGCTGCGCGAGAACACCGAGGCGGCGGCGGTGAACCGGCGGGTGGTGCACGTCAACCTCGAGGTCGACGACATCCAGGCCGCGTACGACCGGATGCGCGACTCCGGCGTGCGGTTCACCTACGCGCCGAGGGTGGTCAACCGGGGCAGCAGGCTGGAGGTGTGGGCGGCCGCCTTCCGCGACCCGGACGGCCACGGCATCGCGCTGACCCAGTGGCGGGAACGCGCCGAGGCCTGA
- the ndk gene encoding nucleoside-diphosphate kinase, whose product MSSSSPDERTLVLIKPDAVRRGLVGEVISRFERKGLRIDAMVTRTMDAALADEHYAEHVDKPFYPPLKDFMTGGPLVALVLSGDQVIDVVRGLVGATDGRKAAAGTIRGDFSLSNRENLVHASDSPDSAKREIALWFPELG is encoded by the coding sequence GTGTCCAGCAGCAGCCCGGATGAGCGCACCCTCGTACTGATCAAGCCGGACGCGGTGCGCCGCGGGCTGGTCGGCGAGGTCATCTCCCGCTTCGAGCGCAAGGGGCTGCGGATCGACGCGATGGTGACCCGGACGATGGACGCCGCGCTGGCCGACGAGCACTACGCCGAGCACGTCGACAAGCCGTTCTACCCGCCGCTGAAGGACTTCATGACCGGCGGCCCGCTGGTCGCCCTGGTGCTCTCCGGCGACCAGGTCATCGACGTGGTGCGCGGGCTGGTCGGCGCGACCGACGGGCGCAAGGCGGCCGCCGGCACCATCCGCGGCGACTTCTCGCTGTCCAACCGGGAGAACCTGGTGCACGCCTCCGACTCCCCGGACAGCGCCAAGCGGGAGATCGCGCTCTGGTTCCCCGAGCTGGGCTGA
- the ileS gene encoding isoleucine--tRNA ligase translates to MAYPLHDPTAAGVPASPDLPAVERRVLEHWTADKTFEASVEARPAGTDGKNEYVFYDGPPFANGLPHYGHLFTGYVKDVVPRYQTMRGKHVERRFGWDCHGLPAEVVAEKQLGITSKAEILDLGVARFNEACRTSVLEFTQDWERYVTRQARWVDFANDYKTLDLDYMESVMWAFKTLHDKGLVYEGFRVLAYCWRCETPLSNTETRMDDVYKDRHDPTLSVWFALTPDESAPELVRGPVRLGVWTTTPWTLPSNLALAVGPDIEYAVLERDGDRYLVGAARLGAYAKELEGYQQVGTVRGADLVGRRYTPLYDFLVEQAGPNAYQVLGADFVTTEDGTGIVHLAPAFGEEDQNACNAAGIPTVVTVDDHTRFTALVPPYQGEQVFDVNKPVIRELKERGVVLKQDTYTHSYPHCWRCDTPLVYKAVSSWFVAVTRFKDRMVELNQQINWTPGHIKDGSFGKWLANARDWSISRNRFWGSPIPVWKSDDPNYPRVDVYGSLEQIEQDFGVRLTDLHRPAVDELVRPNPDDPTGKSMMRRVPEVLDCWFESGSMPFAQVHYPFENRDWFEHHYPGDFIVEYIGQTRGWFYTMHVLATALFDRPAFRNCLSHGILLGSDGRKMSKSLRNYPDVYHVFDSYGSDAMRWMLMSSPVLRGGDMAVTEAGIRDAVRQVLLPLWNVWYFFSLYANADGYQARRRTDSSHLLDRYVLAKTRELVDTVQAQLDAYDISGACATVRSYLDALTNWYVRRSRDRFWAGDHNAFDTLWTVLETLCRVVAPLAPLTAEEIWRGLTGERSVHLTDWPDATGFPADHDLVAAMDDTRAVASAALSLRKAKGLRVRLPLSRLTVASPAAEQLRPFADLVADEVNVKAVEFTDEVSAYCQQVLTVVPRALGPRVGKQVQQVIKAVKAGEWELVDGAPVAAGVTLAEGEYELRLVAADAEHSAPLPGGEGVVVLDTEVTPELAAEGLARDVVRVVQQARRDADLDVSDRIVVALSASEEVRAAVAGFADFVAREVLADQVDVVEGVEGFTGEVGEGDRVTVAVRRV, encoded by the coding sequence ATGGCCTATCCGTTGCACGACCCGACCGCCGCCGGCGTGCCGGCGAGCCCGGACCTGCCCGCGGTCGAGCGCCGGGTGCTGGAGCACTGGACGGCCGACAAGACCTTCGAGGCCAGTGTCGAGGCCCGTCCCGCCGGCACCGACGGCAAGAACGAGTACGTCTTCTACGACGGCCCGCCGTTCGCCAACGGCCTGCCGCACTACGGCCACCTGTTCACCGGCTACGTCAAGGACGTGGTGCCGCGCTACCAGACCATGCGCGGCAAGCACGTGGAGCGGCGCTTCGGCTGGGACTGCCACGGCCTGCCCGCCGAGGTGGTCGCCGAGAAGCAGCTCGGCATCACCAGCAAGGCGGAGATCCTCGACCTCGGCGTGGCCCGGTTCAACGAGGCCTGCCGCACCTCGGTGCTGGAGTTCACCCAGGACTGGGAGCGGTACGTCACCCGACAGGCCCGCTGGGTCGACTTCGCCAACGACTACAAGACCCTCGACCTGGACTACATGGAAAGCGTCATGTGGGCCTTCAAGACCCTGCACGACAAGGGTCTGGTCTACGAGGGCTTCCGGGTGCTGGCGTACTGCTGGCGCTGCGAGACGCCGTTGTCGAACACCGAGACCCGGATGGACGACGTCTACAAGGACCGGCACGACCCCACCCTGTCGGTGTGGTTCGCGCTGACCCCGGACGAGTCCGCGCCGGAGCTGGTGCGCGGTCCGGTGCGGCTGGGCGTCTGGACCACCACGCCGTGGACGCTGCCGTCCAACCTGGCGCTCGCCGTCGGCCCGGACATCGAGTACGCGGTGCTGGAGCGCGACGGCGACCGCTACCTGGTCGGCGCCGCCCGGCTCGGCGCGTACGCCAAGGAGCTGGAGGGGTACCAGCAGGTCGGCACGGTGCGCGGCGCGGACCTGGTCGGGCGCCGGTACACCCCGCTCTACGACTTCCTCGTCGAGCAGGCCGGCCCGAACGCGTACCAGGTGCTCGGCGCGGACTTCGTCACCACCGAGGACGGCACCGGGATCGTGCACCTGGCCCCGGCGTTCGGTGAGGAGGACCAGAACGCCTGCAACGCCGCCGGCATCCCGACCGTCGTCACGGTGGACGACCACACCCGGTTCACCGCGCTGGTCCCGCCGTACCAGGGCGAGCAGGTCTTCGACGTGAACAAGCCGGTGATCCGGGAGCTCAAGGAGCGGGGGGTGGTGCTCAAGCAGGACACCTACACCCACTCCTACCCGCACTGCTGGCGCTGCGACACCCCGCTGGTCTACAAGGCGGTGTCGTCGTGGTTCGTCGCGGTCACCAGGTTCAAGGACCGGATGGTCGAGCTGAACCAGCAGATCAACTGGACGCCGGGGCACATCAAGGACGGCTCGTTCGGCAAGTGGCTGGCCAACGCCCGGGACTGGTCGATCAGCCGGAACCGGTTCTGGGGCTCGCCGATCCCGGTGTGGAAGTCCGACGACCCGAACTACCCGCGGGTGGACGTCTACGGCTCGCTGGAGCAGATCGAGCAGGACTTCGGCGTACGCCTGACCGACCTGCACCGGCCGGCGGTGGACGAGCTGGTCCGCCCCAACCCGGACGACCCGACCGGCAAGTCGATGATGCGCCGGGTGCCGGAGGTGCTGGACTGCTGGTTCGAGTCCGGCTCGATGCCGTTCGCCCAGGTGCACTACCCGTTCGAGAACCGCGACTGGTTCGAGCACCACTACCCGGGCGACTTCATCGTCGAGTACATCGGACAGACCCGCGGTTGGTTCTACACCATGCACGTGCTGGCCACCGCGCTGTTCGACCGGCCCGCGTTCCGCAACTGCCTCAGCCACGGCATCCTGCTCGGCTCCGACGGGCGCAAGATGTCCAAGAGCCTGCGCAACTACCCGGACGTCTACCACGTCTTCGACTCGTACGGGTCGGACGCGATGCGCTGGATGCTGATGTCCTCGCCGGTGCTGCGCGGCGGCGACATGGCGGTCACCGAGGCGGGCATCCGGGACGCGGTGCGTCAGGTGCTGCTGCCGCTGTGGAACGTCTGGTACTTCTTCTCGCTCTATGCCAACGCGGACGGGTACCAGGCGCGCCGTCGGACCGACAGCAGCCACCTGCTCGACCGGTACGTGCTGGCGAAGACCCGGGAGCTGGTCGACACGGTCCAGGCGCAGCTGGACGCGTACGACATCTCCGGCGCCTGCGCCACCGTGCGGTCCTACCTGGACGCGCTGACCAACTGGTACGTGCGCCGTTCCCGGGACCGCTTCTGGGCCGGTGACCACAACGCGTTCGACACCCTGTGGACGGTGCTGGAGACGCTCTGCCGGGTGGTGGCGCCGCTGGCGCCGCTGACCGCCGAGGAGATCTGGCGCGGGCTCACCGGCGAGCGGTCGGTGCACCTGACCGACTGGCCGGACGCCACCGGGTTCCCGGCCGACCACGACCTGGTGGCGGCGATGGACGACACCCGGGCGGTCGCCTCGGCGGCGCTGTCGCTGCGCAAGGCGAAGGGCCTGCGGGTCCGGCTGCCGCTGTCCCGGCTGACCGTCGCCTCCCCGGCGGCGGAGCAGCTGCGGCCGTTCGCCGACCTGGTCGCCGACGAGGTCAACGTCAAGGCGGTGGAGTTCACCGACGAGGTGTCCGCGTACTGCCAGCAGGTGCTGACCGTGGTGCCCCGGGCGCTCGGGCCGCGGGTCGGCAAGCAGGTGCAGCAGGTCATCAAGGCGGTCAAGGCGGGGGAGTGGGAGCTGGTCGACGGCGCCCCGGTCGCCGCCGGGGTCACCCTCGCCGAGGGCGAGTACGAGCTGCGCCTGGTCGCCGCCGACGCCGAGCACTCCGCGCCGCTGCCCGGCGGCGAGGGCGTGGTCGTGCTGGACACCGAGGTCACCCCGGAACTGGCCGCCGAAGGGCTGGCCCGGGACGTGGTGCGGGTCGTGCAGCAGGCCCGCCGGGACGCCGACCTGGACGTCTCGGACCGGATCGTGGTGGCGCTGTCGGCGTCCGAGGAGGTGCGCGCGGCGGTGGCCGGGTTCGCGGACTTCGTGGCCCGCGAGGTGCTGGCCGACCAGGTCGACGTCGTGGAGGGCGTCGAGGGGTTCACCGGCGAGGTCGGTGAGGGCGATCGGGTGACGGTCGCCGTTCGCCGGGTATGA
- a CDS encoding TIGR03960 family B12-binding radical SAM protein yields MSVPSTTPRPVAGESVWPRLEPLLPQVTKPIQYVGGELGAVVKDWAAATVRWALMYPDAYEVGLPNQGVQILYEVLNEQPDVLAERTYAVWPDLERLMRTHGVPQFTVDAHRSVRDFDVFGLSFSTELGYTNLLTAIDLAGIPLLAADRTDADPVIVAGGHAAFNPEPIADFVDAAVLGDGEEAVLEITAIVREWKAEGSPGGRDELLLRLARTESVYVPRFYDVDYLPDGRIQRVVPNRADVPFRVHKRTTMDLDAWPYPKKPLVPLAETVHERYAVEIFRGCTRGCRFCQAGMITRPVRERSITTVGQMVQQGLEFSGFHEVGLLSLSSADHSEIGDMCSGLAEQYAGTNVSLSLPSTRVDAFNIDLAQELSRNGRRTGLTFAPEGGSERIRKVINKMVSKDDLIRTVVTAYTNGWRQVKLYFMCGLPTETDEDVLEIADMAHEVIRAGRAATGSKDIRCTVSIGGFVPKPHTPFQWAAMERPEVIDARLKLLKQAINADRSLGRAIGFRYHDGEPSLIEGLLSRGDRRVGAVIRKVWENGGRFDGWSEHFSYQRWVDAAAEVLPAFGVDLDWYTTRERDELEVLPWDHLDSGLDKDWLWQDWQDSLSEYEQDDCRWTPCFDCGVCPAMDTEIQIGPTGKKLLPLTPINGLKLPTPQ; encoded by the coding sequence ATGAGCGTCCCGTCCACCACCCCGCGCCCCGTCGCGGGCGAATCCGTCTGGCCCCGGCTGGAGCCGCTGCTGCCCCAGGTGACCAAGCCCATCCAGTACGTCGGTGGCGAGCTGGGTGCGGTGGTCAAGGACTGGGCCGCGGCGACCGTGCGCTGGGCGCTGATGTACCCCGACGCGTACGAGGTGGGCCTGCCCAACCAGGGCGTGCAGATCCTCTACGAGGTGCTCAACGAGCAGCCCGACGTGCTCGCCGAGCGGACGTACGCGGTCTGGCCGGACCTGGAGCGGCTGATGCGCACGCACGGCGTGCCGCAGTTCACCGTCGACGCGCACCGCTCGGTGCGTGACTTCGACGTGTTCGGCCTCTCCTTCTCCACCGAGCTGGGCTACACCAACCTGCTCACCGCGATCGACCTGGCCGGCATCCCGCTGCTCGCCGCCGACCGCACCGACGCCGACCCGGTGATCGTGGCCGGCGGGCACGCCGCCTTCAACCCGGAGCCGATCGCCGACTTCGTCGACGCCGCCGTGCTCGGCGACGGCGAGGAGGCGGTGCTGGAGATCACCGCGATCGTCCGGGAGTGGAAGGCCGAGGGCAGCCCGGGCGGGCGCGACGAGCTGCTGCTGCGGCTGGCCCGCACGGAGAGCGTCTACGTACCGCGTTTCTACGACGTCGACTACCTGCCGGACGGCCGGATCCAGCGGGTCGTGCCGAACCGGGCGGACGTGCCGTTCCGGGTGCACAAGCGCACGACGATGGACCTGGACGCCTGGCCGTACCCGAAGAAGCCGCTCGTGCCGCTGGCCGAGACGGTGCACGAGCGGTATGCGGTGGAGATCTTCCGGGGTTGCACCCGGGGCTGCCGGTTCTGCCAGGCCGGCATGATCACCCGGCCGGTCCGCGAGCGTTCCATCACCACGGTGGGGCAGATGGTGCAGCAGGGGCTGGAGTTCTCCGGCTTCCACGAGGTGGGCCTGCTGTCGCTGTCGTCGGCCGACCACTCCGAGATCGGCGACATGTGCTCCGGCCTGGCCGAGCAGTACGCGGGCACCAACGTCTCGCTGTCGCTGCCGTCCACCCGGGTGGACGCGTTCAACATCGACCTGGCACAGGAGCTGTCCCGCAACGGCCGGCGGACCGGCCTGACCTTCGCCCCCGAGGGCGGGTCGGAGCGGATCCGCAAGGTCATCAACAAGATGGTGTCGAAGGACGACCTGATCCGCACGGTGGTCACCGCGTACACCAACGGCTGGCGGCAGGTGAAGCTCTACTTCATGTGCGGCCTGCCCACCGAGACCGACGAGGACGTCCTCGAGATCGCCGACATGGCGCACGAGGTGATCCGGGCGGGCCGGGCGGCCACCGGCTCCAAGGACATCCGCTGCACCGTCTCGATCGGCGGGTTCGTACCGAAGCCGCACACCCCGTTCCAGTGGGCGGCGATGGAGCGGCCGGAGGTCATCGACGCCCGGCTCAAGCTGCTCAAGCAGGCGATCAACGCCGACCGTTCGCTGGGCCGGGCGATCGGCTTCCGCTACCACGACGGCGAGCCGTCGCTGATCGAGGGCCTGCTCAGCCGGGGTGACCGGCGGGTCGGCGCGGTGATCCGCAAGGTGTGGGAGAACGGCGGCCGGTTCGACGGTTGGAGCGAGCACTTCTCCTACCAGCGCTGGGTGGACGCCGCCGCCGAGGTGCTGCCCGCGTTCGGGGTGGACCTCGACTGGTACACCACCCGGGAGCGCGACGAGCTGGAGGTCCTGCCCTGGGACCACCTGGACTCCGGGCTGGACAAGGACTGGCTCTGGCAGGACTGGCAGGACTCGCTCTCGGAGTACGAGCAGGACGACTGCCGGTGGACCCCGTGCTTCGACTGCGGCGTCTGCCCCGCCATGGACACCGAGATCCAGATCGGCCCAACGGGCAAGAAACTCCTCCCCCTGACCCCCATCAACGGCCTCAAACTCCCCACCCCGCAGTAA
- a CDS encoding DUF4233 domain-containing protein, which translates to MTGPEHPRADAAGEPAGAEAPDGPAAGGPRRSGLRNPERAVRGLGAGTLSLEALVLLLAIQPIRVVGGDLSGTAIGAVVALAVAAVVLAGMMRRPWAWHAGTALQGLLMLAGLLHWSLFALGVIFALVWAYALHVRRVILG; encoded by the coding sequence ATGACCGGCCCGGAGCACCCGCGGGCGGACGCCGCGGGCGAGCCGGCCGGCGCCGAGGCCCCGGACGGCCCCGCCGCGGGCGGACCGCGGCGGTCGGGGCTGCGGAACCCGGAGCGGGCGGTACGCGGCCTGGGCGCCGGCACGCTGAGCCTGGAGGCGTTGGTGCTGCTGCTCGCCATCCAGCCGATCCGGGTGGTCGGCGGCGACCTGAGCGGCACCGCGATCGGCGCGGTGGTGGCGCTGGCCGTGGCGGCGGTGGTGCTGGCCGGCATGATGCGCCGACCGTGGGCCTGGCACGCGGGCACCGCCCTGCAGGGGTTGCTGATGCTGGCCGGCCTGCTGCACTGGTCGCTGTTCGCGCTGGGCGTCATCTTCGCCCTGGTCTGGGCGTACGCCCTGCACGTGCGCCGGGTCATCCTCGGCTGA